The Martelella sp. AD-3 genome includes a region encoding these proteins:
- the ureE gene encoding urease accessory protein UreE (involved in the assembly of the urease metallocenter; possible nickel donor) — MILVEKILGNLKDADWHKRSHEATVDYLALEQWEAPKNRLRKASEGGTELAISLARSEHLHNGDVLYYDEASNTIIAAKIALKEVMVIELEGLETLAPQEILRVCFELGHGLGNQHWPAVIKGSTVYVPLSVDQKVMASVMKTHAFEGVKSHFAPGEEIAAKLDAREVRMLFAGADATPHHHHDHGHAHGDHHHH; from the coding sequence ATGATCCTTGTCGAAAAAATCCTTGGCAACCTGAAGGATGCCGACTGGCACAAACGCTCCCACGAGGCGACGGTCGACTACCTCGCGCTCGAACAGTGGGAAGCGCCGAAGAACCGCCTGCGCAAGGCCAGCGAGGGCGGAACCGAACTCGCGATCTCGCTGGCGCGCTCGGAACATCTCCACAATGGCGATGTCCTTTATTACGACGAGGCCAGCAACACCATCATCGCTGCGAAGATTGCCCTGAAAGAGGTCATGGTGATCGAGCTCGAAGGGCTCGAAACCCTGGCGCCGCAGGAGATTCTTCGGGTGTGCTTCGAGCTGGGCCACGGGCTCGGAAACCAGCACTGGCCTGCGGTGATCAAGGGCAGCACCGTCTATGTGCCGCTCTCCGTCGATCAGAAGGTCATGGCCTCGGTGATGAAGACCCATGCCTTCGAGGGCGTGAAGAGCCATTTCGCGCCGGGCGAGGAGATCGCCGCCAAGCTCGACGCGCGCGAGGTGCGCATGCTGTTCGCCGGGGCCGACGCGACGCCGCATCACCACCATGACCATGGTCACGCCCATGGCGACCATCACCACCACTGA